A portion of the Stigmatella aurantiaca DW4/3-1 genome contains these proteins:
- a CDS encoding lectin OAA family protein — MSLYQVQNQWGGQSAAWNPGGMWAIGNRPNQNVIALNLKSTDGGKTLTGTMTYAGEQAIGVQAAQAGTNSYTVQNQWGGSSAPWQPGGSWILGDRPNQSVVAIDITSTDGGRTLTGTITYAGENPIGFKAEQSAGGMYSVQNQWGGSSAAWQQGGAWVVGARQNQSVVAIKATSTDGGKTLTGTMTYSGEGAIGFKATLSGDNTYTVQNQWGGASAPWQPGGQWILGARKGQGVIAIDVTSNDGGKTLAGTMTYAGEGPIGFRGTLN, encoded by the coding sequence ATGTCTCTTTATCAGGTGCAAAACCAGTGGGGCGGGCAGTCCGCGGCTTGGAATCCGGGAGGAATGTGGGCCATTGGTAATCGTCCCAACCAGAATGTCATTGCGCTCAATCTGAAGTCCACGGATGGCGGCAAGACCCTGACGGGAACCATGACGTACGCGGGCGAGCAGGCCATTGGCGTCCAGGCAGCCCAGGCTGGCACCAACAGCTACACCGTGCAGAATCAGTGGGGAGGCTCCTCCGCCCCCTGGCAGCCGGGCGGGAGTTGGATCCTCGGTGACCGGCCCAACCAAAGTGTTGTTGCCATCGACATCACCTCCACCGATGGCGGAAGAACCTTGACGGGAACCATCACGTACGCAGGTGAGAATCCCATTGGGTTCAAGGCCGAGCAGTCCGCTGGCGGGATGTACTCGGTGCAAAATCAATGGGGGGGCTCCTCCGCAGCCTGGCAACAGGGTGGGGCCTGGGTGGTCGGCGCCCGGCAGAATCAGAGCGTCGTCGCCATCAAGGCCACCTCCACCGATGGAGGCAAAACCCTGACGGGGACCATGACCTATTCGGGAGAGGGGGCCATTGGCTTCAAGGCGACCTTGTCTGGCGACAACACCTATACGGTGCAGAACCAGTGGGGGGGCGCCTCCGCTCCCTGGCAGCCGGGAGGTCAGTGGATCCTCGGTGCCCGGAAGGGCCAGGGCGTCATCGCCATCGACGTCACCTCGAACGACGGTGGTAAGACCTTGGCGGGGACCATGACGTACGCTGGTGAAGGCCCCATCGGCTTCCGCGGCACCCTGAACTGA
- a CDS encoding DUF4185 domain-containing protein — protein MIRIQSWKQCAVVLSLGIFLSAGGAWALTPTNVTQVARVTGAGLSGESLPNPNQTHVNYEVMGTDLGILWDKGGGEVFALFGDTFGHGWCGNGGCGGGWRSNVLAKSSDRNLADGLAFSTMIQDASRHAKEILPSKKLDFDEITVIPTAGVTVGSRHYIHYMSVNHWGDAGRWSTNYAGIAYSDDNGQNWVKHASARWPNNATFSNPFQMAAFVKNGGFVYMYATPNGRFGNVFLARVPEGALLNINDYRYWDGNGWSASQAAAVPVVIGVAGELSVVYHPTFGRFLMTYLNEHRQAVVMRDAATPTGPWSGEKILASGARFPGLYNAFIHPWSLTGPDLYFVTSQWTPYNTFLMRATLTADTFGDNLLSEPGFETQAATPTMAPWWVIGQGGVDRGLGQARTGSNEGFVRYNSGWNALKQSVVVQPYTDYTLRGWVRTSANNTEGYFGARGANNGPVVGETPFGSMTNYSQLSVTFNSGPNTIIEVYSGIWARNGDTWMQLDDVSLTRGANLVAQGGFEQQPGSAATSPWYVEGNGGVDRGLGFARSGANNGYVRNNVKSWNALKQEVAVTPNTNYVLSAWVRTSNTFNEGYFGARVLRGGPILNELKLTQPVAGYTQVTAQFNSGTQHSVEIFAGFWANAGDTWLQADDFVLTRN, from the coding sequence ATGATCCGCATCCAATCGTGGAAGCAGTGTGCCGTTGTCCTGTCGCTCGGAATCTTCCTGTCCGCAGGCGGGGCCTGGGCGCTCACGCCGACGAATGTGACCCAGGTGGCTCGCGTGACCGGAGCCGGCCTCTCGGGAGAGTCCCTTCCCAATCCGAACCAGACCCACGTCAACTACGAAGTGATGGGCACGGATCTCGGCATCCTTTGGGATAAGGGCGGCGGAGAGGTTTTCGCCTTGTTTGGAGACACCTTTGGCCACGGATGGTGTGGCAATGGCGGGTGCGGGGGAGGATGGCGCAGCAACGTGCTCGCGAAGTCCTCTGACCGCAACCTCGCGGACGGATTGGCCTTCTCTACGATGATCCAGGATGCCTCGCGCCACGCCAAGGAGATTCTCCCGTCGAAGAAGCTCGACTTCGATGAGATCACCGTCATCCCCACTGCAGGAGTCACGGTGGGCTCGCGTCACTACATCCATTATATGTCCGTCAATCACTGGGGCGACGCGGGCAGGTGGTCCACCAATTACGCAGGCATCGCCTACTCGGACGACAACGGCCAGAACTGGGTGAAGCACGCGAGTGCGCGATGGCCGAACAACGCCACGTTTTCCAATCCCTTCCAAATGGCGGCCTTCGTGAAGAACGGCGGCTTCGTCTACATGTACGCGACGCCAAATGGCCGGTTCGGCAACGTGTTCCTGGCGCGAGTGCCAGAGGGCGCGCTGCTGAACATCAACGACTACCGCTATTGGGACGGCAATGGCTGGTCGGCCTCGCAGGCGGCAGCGGTCCCGGTGGTGATAGGTGTCGCGGGCGAGTTGTCCGTGGTCTACCATCCCACGTTTGGACGCTTCCTCATGACGTATCTGAACGAGCACCGCCAGGCCGTGGTGATGCGAGACGCCGCCACGCCTACGGGCCCCTGGAGCGGAGAGAAAATCCTGGCCTCGGGGGCACGCTTCCCTGGCCTGTACAATGCCTTCATTCATCCCTGGTCCCTGACTGGACCCGACTTGTACTTCGTCACGTCGCAGTGGACTCCCTACAACACGTTCCTGATGCGCGCGACGCTGACCGCCGACACCTTTGGCGACAACCTGCTGTCCGAGCCGGGTTTCGAGACCCAGGCGGCCACGCCCACGATGGCTCCCTGGTGGGTGATAGGTCAGGGCGGTGTGGACCGTGGCTTGGGCCAGGCCCGGACAGGGAGCAACGAAGGCTTCGTGCGCTACAACAGCGGCTGGAACGCCCTCAAGCAGAGTGTTGTCGTGCAACCCTATACGGATTACACCTTGCGCGGTTGGGTGCGGACCTCCGCCAACAACACGGAGGGGTATTTCGGCGCCCGGGGCGCGAACAATGGCCCCGTCGTCGGCGAGACGCCCTTCGGCTCGATGACGAACTACTCGCAGCTTTCGGTGACCTTCAACTCCGGGCCCAATACCATCATCGAGGTCTACAGTGGCATCTGGGCGAGAAACGGCGACACGTGGATGCAGTTGGATGACGTCAGCCTGACGCGCGGAGCCAACCTGGTGGCCCAGGGCGGCTTCGAGCAGCAGCCGGGTTCGGCCGCCACCTCGCCCTGGTACGTGGAAGGCAACGGCGGCGTAGACCGTGGCCTGGGCTTCGCGCGCTCGGGGGCCAACAACGGCTATGTGCGCAACAATGTGAAGAGCTGGAATGCTCTCAAACAGGAGGTAGCCGTGACGCCCAACACGAACTATGTGCTGAGCGCCTGGGTAAGGACCTCCAACACCTTCAACGAAGGCTATTTCGGCGCGCGTGTGCTCCGGGGAGGCCCCATTCTCAACGAGCTCAAGCTCACCCAGCCCGTGGCGGGCTACACCCAAGTCACCGCGCAGTTCAACTCGGGCACCCAGCACAGCGTGGAAATCTTCGCAGGTTTCTGGGCCAATGCCGGAGACACCTGGCTGCAAGCGGATGACTTCGTGCTCACGCGCAATTGA
- a CDS encoding GyrI-like domain-containing protein, producing MLTLPKIIERPAQPYLYVTFTVSMNQMNRPAEEGFPRLFAHIEKHGLKPVGAPFYNYRRINMEKTLDVEAGIALENAGPEEGALKTGILPAGRFMSLTWHGHPDDLITVTGMMIGWARLTQQDFDMVEKPDGDHFACRLEFYESKPDEVPNMDEWVTTLAFKLKD from the coding sequence ATGCTGACTTTGCCCAAGATCATCGAGCGTCCCGCCCAGCCCTATCTCTACGTCACCTTCACCGTGTCGATGAACCAGATGAACCGACCGGCGGAAGAAGGCTTTCCGCGGCTCTTCGCCCATATCGAAAAGCACGGATTGAAGCCCGTCGGGGCGCCTTTCTACAACTATCGCCGTATCAATATGGAAAAGACATTGGACGTAGAGGCCGGCATCGCGCTGGAAAACGCGGGGCCGGAGGAAGGCGCTCTCAAGACCGGCATCCTGCCCGCCGGTCGCTTCATGTCGTTAACCTGGCACGGCCACCCCGATGATCTCATCACCGTTACCGGCATGATGATCGGCTGGGCCCGGCTGACCCAACAGGATTTCGACATGGTCGAAAAACCCGACGGCGACCACTTCGCCTGCCGGCTGGAGTTTTACGAGTCCAAGCCGGATGAGGTGCCCAACATGGATGAATGGGTGACAACGCTGGCCTTCAAACTGAAGGATTGA
- a CDS encoding glycoside hydrolase family 43 protein: MKTYRFVAALTVLSAAAVAGVGCGEEARGEAEAALATAQAPLACTTRIVYGDAWIHPGHPEQFDIADGQVTWDGTCVNEGSNSYAVLSNGWKPYFTGNNACVMSFDSNCAGAPACSTRVTYGPKWIHANPGTYDDVAGRVFWDRACVNESPNSYATLSNGWKPYFTGANGCAMTFRYTGCGGLYRNPVFPNDCADPGVIFDGGKYIAVCTSGGAANAFPIRTSSDLVTWTQAGFIFPSGKKPAWTSSDFWAPEIHRVGSRYIAYYTARATNGVLSIGAATAASPLGPFTDLGRPLIQDATMGMIDATFFTDTAGTKYLVWKADGNAVGQKTPIYGQALSADGLSLTGARQTLITNDRSWEGGVVEAPWVVAKDGYYYLFYSGNAYYNGTYAIGVARATSPLGPYTKASAPILKTVPGWEGPGHGSVVTSPSGTSVMVYHAWNSAHTARVMLVDAIVWSNGWPSMPAAPSVSSRPMP; encoded by the coding sequence ATGAAGACCTATCGGTTCGTTGCGGCCCTGACTGTCTTGAGTGCCGCCGCAGTTGCTGGCGTGGGATGTGGCGAGGAGGCGCGCGGCGAGGCGGAGGCGGCACTTGCCACCGCCCAGGCGCCGCTCGCATGTACCACCCGCATCGTGTACGGCGATGCGTGGATCCACCCCGGTCACCCGGAGCAATTCGACATCGCGGACGGCCAGGTGACCTGGGATGGCACCTGCGTCAACGAGGGGTCCAATTCCTACGCGGTGCTCTCCAACGGGTGGAAGCCGTACTTCACCGGCAACAACGCGTGTGTGATGTCGTTCGACTCGAACTGTGCGGGTGCCCCCGCGTGCTCCACGCGCGTCACCTATGGCCCGAAGTGGATTCACGCCAACCCGGGGACTTACGACGACGTGGCCGGGCGCGTGTTCTGGGACCGCGCGTGCGTCAATGAGAGCCCCAACTCCTACGCGACGCTCTCCAATGGTTGGAAGCCGTACTTCACCGGTGCCAATGGCTGCGCCATGACGTTCAGGTACACGGGGTGTGGAGGGCTCTACCGGAACCCGGTGTTCCCCAACGACTGCGCCGACCCAGGCGTCATCTTCGATGGGGGCAAATACATCGCGGTGTGCACGTCGGGCGGCGCCGCCAATGCGTTCCCCATCCGGACATCCTCGGACCTGGTGACCTGGACGCAGGCGGGCTTCATCTTCCCATCGGGCAAGAAACCCGCTTGGACCTCCTCGGACTTCTGGGCTCCAGAGATCCACCGCGTGGGCTCACGCTACATCGCCTACTACACTGCGCGCGCCACCAATGGGGTTCTGTCGATTGGCGCCGCCACCGCCGCCAGTCCGCTCGGGCCTTTCACCGATTTGGGCCGCCCCCTGATTCAGGACGCGACGATGGGGATGATTGACGCCACGTTCTTCACCGACACCGCGGGCACGAAGTACCTGGTGTGGAAGGCGGACGGCAACGCAGTAGGGCAGAAGACGCCCATCTACGGCCAGGCGCTCTCGGCGGATGGCCTGTCGCTGACCGGCGCGCGGCAAACGCTCATCACCAATGATCGTTCCTGGGAGGGTGGGGTGGTCGAGGCGCCGTGGGTCGTGGCGAAGGACGGTTACTACTACCTCTTCTACAGCGGCAATGCCTACTACAACGGCACTTACGCCATCGGCGTGGCCCGCGCGACGAGCCCCCTGGGCCCGTACACCAAGGCCAGCGCTCCCATCCTCAAGACCGTGCCGGGCTGGGAAGGCCCTGGGCACGGCTCGGTTGTCACTTCCCCCTCGGGAACCTCGGTGATGGTGTACCACGCATGGAACAGCGCCCATACCGCGCGCGTGATGCTCGTGGATGCCATTGTCTGGAGCAACGGTTGGCCGTCCATGCCAGCCGCGCCGTCGGTGAGTTCTCGGCCGATGCCCTGA
- a CDS encoding Ig-like domain-containing protein yields MRIFQFYFFAGLTLSACMPPDDASPVNLSSGRMAMAAAADTTAPTVSITSPAGGTTVTSTIQVQASAADDVAVTRVELYLDGSLVDWFSMAPYTFYFQSWRYPTGPHVMTVKAFDAAGNVGTSAPLSITVERDTTPPVTSIASPSQGATVAGVVSIQANVSDDHDVSSVDFLVDGVRFMTSRAAPHVVTWDSHTVANGPHTLTTRAYDGAYNSATSAPVSILVAQPGGAQYDPVLRVPACPSVSNVCDSTSLLQGRGFVGPELHAPNTLDGCADGTNTDESNHTEQIHWLRVSRADGRPFVAGRRVQVDIAVEVPAYSQMAINLYTASDATAPVWTHLTTLNIDPLLYADQRGFHVYSAEYVLPEGSLQAVRANFWKGSPLPSPCSTDSIDDRDDLVFAVGQEVDQTPPTVSMTSPANNAFAGGTVTVKAAADDDFNVTQVEFYDGSTRIGLDAAKPFSMDWYIGNLGESTHTLTAKAYDAAGHVTTSAPVTVLIDNSKPLAWFSSPMPDALVRGTVQVTAGASDAHGIKRVDFYTGQGIFASLIGSATSAPYTLSWNTLTEYEGRHVLHAMAYDPAGNAAQSEVIGVTVDNVPPAVAITSPANGGKVFLSATLQATASDTNGVAQVAFYDGTKLIGTDTTAPYSVNWSTLLVPKGQHTLTARATDGVGNVSSSPGIVVTVQ; encoded by the coding sequence ATGAGAATTTTCCAGTTCTACTTCTTTGCGGGGCTGACGTTGAGCGCGTGTATGCCCCCGGATGACGCCTCACCGGTGAACCTCTCCTCGGGCAGGATGGCCATGGCGGCGGCCGCCGACACCACGGCGCCCACGGTTTCGATCACCTCACCCGCGGGGGGCACCACGGTCACTTCGACCATCCAGGTGCAGGCGAGCGCCGCGGATGATGTCGCAGTGACCCGGGTCGAGCTCTATCTCGATGGCAGCCTGGTGGACTGGTTTTCCATGGCGCCCTACACCTTTTACTTCCAAAGCTGGCGATACCCGACCGGGCCGCACGTCATGACGGTCAAGGCCTTTGACGCCGCCGGCAACGTGGGAACCTCGGCGCCTCTTTCCATCACCGTGGAAAGAGACACCACGCCCCCGGTCACGAGCATCGCCTCTCCCTCCCAGGGGGCCACGGTGGCGGGAGTGGTCTCCATTCAGGCCAACGTCAGCGACGATCACGATGTGTCCTCCGTGGACTTCTTGGTCGACGGGGTTCGTTTCATGACGAGCCGCGCGGCCCCCCATGTGGTGACCTGGGACAGCCACACGGTGGCGAATGGCCCCCATACCCTGACCACGAGGGCCTACGACGGGGCATACAACTCCGCCACGAGCGCTCCAGTCTCCATCCTCGTGGCCCAGCCTGGTGGTGCCCAGTACGATCCTGTGCTGCGCGTGCCGGCCTGCCCGTCGGTCTCCAACGTTTGTGATTCCACGTCGCTCTTGCAGGGCCGTGGCTTCGTTGGTCCCGAACTCCATGCGCCGAACACGCTCGATGGATGTGCGGATGGTACGAATACCGACGAGAGCAACCACACCGAGCAGATCCACTGGCTTCGAGTGTCCCGCGCCGATGGGCGTCCCTTCGTGGCAGGCCGACGCGTCCAAGTGGACATCGCGGTCGAGGTTCCCGCTTACAGTCAAATGGCGATTAACCTCTACACCGCAAGCGATGCCACCGCTCCCGTGTGGACGCACCTGACGACGCTCAACATCGATCCACTGCTCTATGCGGATCAGCGGGGCTTCCACGTGTACTCGGCGGAGTATGTGCTCCCGGAAGGGAGTTTGCAGGCGGTGCGGGCCAACTTCTGGAAGGGCAGTCCGCTCCCTTCTCCGTGCAGCACGGATAGCATAGATGACCGGGACGATCTGGTGTTCGCGGTAGGCCAGGAAGTGGATCAAACGCCTCCCACGGTGTCCATGACCTCCCCAGCCAACAATGCGTTCGCCGGTGGCACGGTCACGGTGAAGGCAGCAGCGGACGACGACTTCAACGTGACACAGGTTGAGTTCTATGATGGTTCGACACGGATCGGCCTGGATGCCGCCAAGCCCTTCAGCATGGATTGGTACATTGGGAATCTGGGCGAGAGCACTCACACGCTCACGGCGAAGGCCTACGATGCCGCGGGCCACGTGACCACCTCCGCGCCGGTCACCGTGCTCATCGACAACTCAAAGCCCCTGGCATGGTTTTCGTCTCCCATGCCGGACGCCCTTGTCCGGGGAACGGTTCAGGTGACAGCGGGCGCCAGCGATGCCCATGGAATCAAAAGGGTTGATTTCTACACCGGGCAGGGAATCTTCGCGTCTCTGATTGGAAGTGCGACGTCCGCGCCATATACCCTGAGCTGGAACACCTTGACAGAATATGAAGGCAGGCATGTGCTCCATGCCATGGCTTACGACCCTGCCGGAAATGCTGCTCAATCCGAGGTCATCGGGGTCACAGTGGATAACGTGCCCCCTGCTGTCGCCATCACCTCTCCGGCGAATGGAGGAAAAGTGTTCTTGAGCGCGACCCTCCAGGCCACGGCGAGCGATACCAACGGCGTGGCCCAGGTGGCCTTCTACGACGGCACCAAACTGATCGGCACGGACACCACGGCGCCCTACAGCGTGAACTGGAGCACCCTCCTGGTGCCCAAGGGGCAGCACACGCTGACAGCTCGGGCCACCGATGGGGTGGGCAATGTCTCCTCATCCCCTGGGATCGTGGTGACGGTGCAATAA
- a CDS encoding DMATS family aromatic prenyltransferase produces MPTAESIPLSDYIEQKVGRLCDAAQMHTERGEIITTLRRLFLPWGSQPLAHQSSWASEIADDNTPVEFSVAIAGEKVELRVLFEPQGDEPTLSAQRAAGLELHDRLVQEFGVHAGMFRRVQDLFLEGTIEGAFAVWSSVVFARGKRPLFKTYLNPQAHGRALAPALVEEALGRLGIHGAWASLSKAAARRGPYLDEIKYFALDLLPDQARVKVYVHHHGATPADLEAACEASSNYVPGKASGFARAMLGGDAAMSLRAPFTCHAFRREHSPRPVTTVYVPACAYARDDETVRERVSTYLESRAIGTTAYNTLVKGFADRPLEAGVGMQSWVALRDDSTEARVTLYLASEARHVHPPGSVPAPTAAPMRFASAEEVVRSTARMALDQHPLMRRIARDMDGEALWLLIHNLYEGTSKHFSRWLAHVTALAPDEAIRSLLARQLSQELGEGDLARSHGVLIRRFLHGLEGLKPRGFSEGDLEPGRRLARRLAQHYLSADPHECLATLMAGEVAAHQVIQFVNGMLKRIPRPMEASTLEWLRLHDEVEGDHAEESFLLARQLPSEPPVIAAVARGAVGLHQALWTLFDELYPSADNAVHSSVSAAGTAYHAAG; encoded by the coding sequence GTGCCCACGGCCGAGTCGATTCCCTTGTCTGATTACATCGAGCAAAAGGTGGGTAGATTATGTGATGCGGCCCAGATGCACACAGAGCGCGGTGAAATCATCACGACGCTCCGGCGCCTGTTCTTGCCCTGGGGCAGTCAGCCTTTGGCCCACCAGTCTTCCTGGGCCTCGGAGATCGCGGACGATAACACGCCGGTCGAGTTCTCGGTGGCCATCGCCGGTGAAAAGGTCGAACTCCGGGTGCTGTTCGAGCCGCAAGGGGATGAGCCCACCTTGAGTGCGCAGCGGGCCGCGGGCCTCGAGTTGCACGATCGGCTCGTTCAGGAGTTCGGGGTCCATGCCGGCATGTTCCGCCGCGTGCAGGATCTGTTTCTCGAAGGGACGATCGAGGGTGCTTTCGCGGTCTGGAGCTCCGTCGTCTTCGCTCGCGGCAAGCGCCCCCTCTTCAAGACCTACCTCAATCCCCAGGCTCACGGGAGGGCCCTGGCGCCAGCGCTTGTCGAAGAGGCGCTTGGACGCCTGGGCATCCATGGCGCGTGGGCCTCGCTGTCGAAGGCCGCGGCGCGCCGGGGCCCGTACCTCGATGAGATCAAATATTTCGCGTTGGACCTCCTGCCGGATCAGGCCCGCGTCAAGGTGTATGTCCATCACCATGGGGCCACCCCCGCCGACCTCGAGGCGGCCTGCGAAGCCTCCTCCAATTACGTGCCTGGCAAGGCCAGCGGCTTCGCGCGCGCGATGCTCGGAGGCGACGCGGCCATGTCGCTCCGGGCCCCCTTCACGTGCCACGCTTTCCGCCGCGAACACAGCCCGCGCCCGGTGACGACGGTCTATGTGCCGGCCTGCGCCTATGCCCGGGACGACGAGACGGTCCGTGAGCGGGTTTCCACGTACCTGGAGAGCCGGGCCATCGGCACCACCGCGTACAACACCCTCGTCAAGGGCTTCGCCGATCGTCCGCTGGAGGCGGGCGTGGGAATGCAGAGTTGGGTCGCGCTGCGGGACGATTCTACGGAGGCCAGGGTAACGCTCTACCTGGCCTCCGAGGCCCGTCACGTCCACCCCCCCGGAAGCGTCCCCGCCCCCACGGCGGCTCCCATGCGCTTCGCCTCGGCCGAGGAGGTGGTCCGCAGTACGGCGCGAATGGCCCTTGACCAACACCCCCTCATGCGCCGCATCGCACGGGACATGGATGGCGAGGCGCTCTGGCTGCTCATTCATAACCTGTACGAGGGGACCTCGAAGCACTTCTCGCGCTGGCTCGCCCACGTCACCGCCCTGGCCCCCGATGAGGCGATTCGCAGCCTGCTCGCCCGTCAGCTGTCTCAGGAGCTGGGCGAAGGCGACCTGGCGCGCTCTCATGGGGTCTTGATTCGCCGCTTCCTCCACGGGCTCGAAGGGTTGAAGCCCCGGGGGTTCAGCGAGGGGGACCTGGAGCCGGGACGGCGGCTCGCCAGGCGTCTGGCCCAGCATTACCTCTCGGCCGATCCTCACGAGTGTCTCGCCACGCTCATGGCCGGAGAGGTCGCCGCCCACCAGGTCATCCAGTTCGTGAACGGCATGCTCAAGCGCATCCCCCGGCCGATGGAGGCCTCGACGCTTGAGTGGCTGAGGCTTCATGACGAGGTCGAAGGGGACCACGCCGAGGAGTCGTTCTTGCTCGCCCGGCAGCTCCCGTCCGAGCCTCCCGTCATCGCCGCCGTCGCGCGTGGCGCGGTGGGCCTGCACCAGGCGCTCTGGACCCTGTTTGATGAACTCTACCCATCCGCTGACAATGCTGTTCACAGCTCCGTCAGCGCTGCCGGGACGGCGTACCATGCGGCGGGTTGA
- a CDS encoding FAD-binding protein yields the protein MRRVEFPRLDGELLADPQDCAQAAINFGQFLQGTPQAVLRPRSKEAVIDMVRFCDREGIPVTVRGQGHTCFYPAANGGVLIDMSSLRTLHEIGPGFAHVDAGCTWEQVLDATLAASPPQVPPVINGFSRLSIGGTLSAGGISGMAYFCGCQVEHVLELEVVTGDGRLVRCSEHSERRLFEAVLAGQGQCGIILNARVALKPAKSRTREYTFMYPSLAALLEAMNALLDEAEHARSPRLDLIWGSAARTPAGWGFALLANAHYEPGHEPDRTGLFRAITPPAPPLEFDGTFREYIRQLDEKILAIPTGGGRYPMWLDMFVPSERLVEYAGGILDRTQDDDVGQGGLVLLFPLETRTSTRPLMRLPASKRVYLFDYCRNTDPISAAKAEELLTRNNALYQEGVAAGATAYLIGAVRMTPADYQVHYGPVWQRFAADKREFDPRLTLGRGTPIFSHMLRDETARGEPR from the coding sequence ATGCGGCGGGTTGAGTTCCCCCGGCTGGATGGCGAACTGCTCGCGGACCCCCAGGACTGCGCGCAGGCGGCCATCAACTTCGGCCAGTTCCTCCAGGGAACTCCGCAAGCCGTGCTGCGGCCGCGTTCCAAGGAGGCCGTCATCGACATGGTCCGGTTCTGTGACCGGGAGGGCATCCCTGTCACCGTGCGAGGACAGGGCCACACCTGTTTCTATCCGGCGGCCAACGGCGGTGTCCTCATCGACATGTCGTCTTTGCGCACCCTCCACGAGATAGGCCCGGGCTTCGCGCACGTGGATGCCGGCTGCACCTGGGAACAGGTACTCGATGCCACGCTGGCGGCGAGCCCCCCGCAGGTCCCGCCGGTCATCAATGGCTTCTCCCGGCTGTCGATTGGCGGAACGCTCTCCGCCGGCGGCATCAGCGGGATGGCCTACTTCTGCGGGTGCCAGGTGGAGCACGTGTTGGAGCTCGAGGTGGTGACGGGGGACGGACGGCTGGTCCGTTGCTCGGAGCACAGCGAGCGGAGGTTGTTCGAAGCCGTCCTGGCGGGACAGGGCCAATGCGGCATCATCCTGAACGCGCGCGTCGCCTTGAAGCCCGCGAAGTCACGGACGCGCGAATACACGTTCATGTATCCAAGCCTGGCGGCGCTCCTGGAGGCCATGAACGCGCTGCTCGACGAGGCGGAGCACGCCCGCTCCCCCCGGCTTGATCTCATCTGGGGCAGTGCGGCGCGCACCCCCGCCGGCTGGGGGTTCGCCCTTCTGGCGAATGCCCACTACGAGCCGGGCCATGAGCCTGACCGTACCGGACTGTTTCGCGCCATCACCCCGCCCGCGCCCCCGCTCGAGTTCGATGGGACGTTCCGCGAGTACATCCGGCAGCTCGACGAAAAGATCCTCGCGATTCCCACCGGGGGGGGCCGCTACCCGATGTGGCTCGACATGTTCGTTCCCAGCGAGCGGCTCGTCGAGTACGCGGGCGGCATCCTCGACCGGACCCAGGATGACGACGTGGGGCAGGGCGGCTTGGTGCTCTTGTTCCCGCTCGAAACCCGGACCTCGACACGCCCCCTGATGAGGCTGCCGGCCTCAAAGCGTGTCTACCTCTTCGATTACTGCCGCAACACGGATCCCATCTCCGCGGCCAAGGCCGAAGAACTCCTCACGCGGAACAATGCGCTCTACCAGGAGGGCGTGGCCGCTGGCGCCACGGCCTATCTGATTGGCGCCGTCCGGATGACCCCGGCCGATTACCAGGTGCACTATGGCCCTGTCTGGCAACGGTTCGCCGCGGACAAGCGCGAGTTCGATCCCCGCCTGACCCTCGGACGGGGGACCCCGATTTTTTCCCACATGCTTCGTGACGAGACGGCGCGAGGAGAACCGCGATGA